The following coding sequences are from one Ruminococcus flavefaciens AE3010 window:
- a CDS encoding DUF370 domain-containing protein: MKLINIGYGNMVSADRIVTIVSPESAPIKRLVQEARDDGRAVDATYGRKTRAVMIMDSGHIILSSLITDTLAARINGSGGSDEDE; encoded by the coding sequence ATGAAGCTGATAAATATTGGTTACGGAAATATGGTGTCGGCAGACAGGATAGTTACTATTGTAAGTCCCGAGTCTGCTCCCATAAAGCGCCTCGTTCAGGAGGCACGCGACGACGGCAGAGCCGTTGACGCAACTTACGGACGCAAAACAAGAGCCGTCATGATAATGGACAGCGGTCACATTATCCTGTCCTCGCTTATCACGGACACTCTTGCGGCAAGAATAAACGGTTCGGGAGGTTCCGACGAAGATGAATAA